In Thermodesulfobacteriota bacterium, a genomic segment contains:
- a CDS encoding NADH:ubiquinone oxidoreductase: protein MPAAPPDLPRRYLGVPLWRPRAAFFELTSCEGCQLQILNNEDTLLDFLSFLEVVQFREAMTEKAEDYEIAFVEGAVSRADEEERLRRIRAQAQVLVALGSCAAFGGVNQLRNRWADPALVVREVYGEAPVETALVRPLSAVVPVDLMIFGCPIRKEEVERIVCDLALGKTVTHPAYPVCLECKANENLCLFDLGEPCLGPITRGGCNAWCPNERAGCWGCRGPAEDANVAQLLEIMRRHGFSDEAFRDRLECFGGFASLPARPEGLPA, encoded by the coding sequence ATGCCTGCTGCCCCGCCCGACCTGCCGCGCCGCTATCTGGGGGTGCCCCTGTGGCGGCCGCGCGCCGCCTTCTTCGAGCTCACCTCCTGCGAGGGCTGCCAGCTGCAGATCCTCAACAACGAGGACACCCTGCTGGACTTCCTGTCCTTTCTCGAGGTGGTGCAGTTCCGGGAGGCCATGACCGAGAAGGCGGAGGATTATGAGATCGCCTTCGTGGAGGGAGCGGTCAGCCGGGCCGACGAGGAGGAGCGGTTACGGCGGATCCGGGCCCAGGCCCAGGTGCTGGTAGCCCTGGGCTCCTGCGCCGCTTTCGGCGGCGTCAACCAGCTTAGGAACCGCTGGGCCGATCCCGCGCTGGTCGTGCGTGAGGTCTACGGCGAGGCGCCGGTGGAGACCGCTCTGGTGCGGCCGCTGTCCGCGGTGGTGCCGGTGGATCTTATGATCTTCGGCTGCCCGATTCGCAAGGAGGAGGTGGAGCGGATCGTCTGCGACCTGGCCCTGGGCAAGACCGTGACCCATCCGGCCTACCCGGTCTGTCTGGAGTGCAAGGCCAACGAGAACCTCTGTCTGTTCGATCTCGGCGAGCCGTGTCTGGGGCCCATCACCCGGGGGGGCTGCAACGCCTGGTGCCCCAACGAGCGGGCCGGCTGCTGGGGCTGCCGGGGACCAGCCGAGGATGCCAATGTGGCCCAGCTCCTGGAGATCATGCGCCGCCACGGCTTCTCCGACGAGGCCTTCCGGGATCGCCTGGAGTGCTTCGGCGGCTTTGCCAGCCTGCCTGCCAGGCCGGAGGGCTTGCCAGCATGA
- a CDS encoding Ni/Fe hydrogenase subunit alpha has protein sequence MKRDCQVAIAPLTRVEGHGNIRIRIEQGRLLEARWEVVETPRFFEAMLKGKTWENAPWITGRICGICSIGHTLASIRAVERAFGIEPGPCTTRLRLLLKHMETLQSHSLHLFFLVLPDLLGVGSVLPLLETHRETVLLASRIKKLANDACDLVGGRRLHPTRTVVGGFTLYPQPAELAALRERLQAVLPDLDEAAALFGSLPLPDFQRPTEFVSLAGTDAYPFIGGEVVSTDGVRQTEDGYRALTNEYLVPRSTAKWCRLSRSSFAVGALARFNNNAHLLAPAARALAAGLGLAPVCHNPFANNLAQLVECVHVVHDAITLIDELLAGDLEPDRQPVRPRAGLGVAAVEVPRGILYHAYQLSDSGRIMACDCVIPTGQNHANIQADLTALAADFARRGHGDQDLELLAAMLVRAYDPCISCSVH, from the coding sequence ATGAAGCGCGACTGTCAGGTGGCCATCGCCCCTTTGACCCGGGTGGAGGGCCACGGCAACATCCGCATCCGCATCGAGCAGGGCCGGCTGTTGGAGGCGCGCTGGGAGGTGGTGGAAACGCCCCGTTTCTTCGAGGCCATGCTCAAGGGCAAGACCTGGGAGAACGCCCCCTGGATCACCGGCCGCATCTGCGGCATCTGCTCCATCGGCCACACCCTGGCCAGCATCCGCGCCGTGGAGCGGGCCTTCGGCATCGAGCCAGGTCCCTGCACCACACGCCTGCGTCTGCTGCTCAAGCACATGGAGACCTTGCAGAGCCACAGCCTGCATCTGTTCTTTCTGGTGCTGCCGGACCTCCTGGGGGTCGGCTCGGTGCTCCCCTTGCTGGAGACCCACCGGGAGACGGTGCTCCTGGCCAGCCGCATCAAGAAGCTGGCCAACGATGCCTGCGATCTGGTGGGCGGCCGCCGGCTGCACCCGACCCGCACCGTGGTGGGCGGCTTCACCCTCTACCCGCAGCCCGCCGAGCTGGCGGCCCTGCGGGAACGGCTCCAGGCCGTCCTGCCTGACCTGGACGAGGCAGCGGCCCTGTTCGGAAGCCTGCCCCTGCCGGATTTCCAGCGGCCCACCGAGTTCGTCTCCCTGGCCGGCACCGATGCCTATCCCTTCATCGGCGGGGAGGTGGTCTCCACCGACGGCGTACGCCAGACGGAAGACGGGTACCGGGCCCTGACCAACGAGTACCTGGTGCCCCGGTCCACCGCCAAGTGGTGCCGGCTGTCCCGGAGCTCCTTTGCCGTCGGTGCGCTGGCCCGCTTCAACAACAACGCCCATCTCCTGGCCCCAGCGGCCCGGGCCCTGGCCGCCGGCCTCGGCCTGGCCCCCGTCTGCCACAACCCCTTTGCCAACAACCTGGCCCAGCTGGTGGAATGCGTGCACGTGGTGCACGATGCCATCACCCTCATCGACGAGCTGCTGGCCGGCGATCTGGAGCCGGACCGCCAGCCGGTCCGCCCCCGGGCCGGACTCGGGGTGGCGGCCGTGGAGGTGCCCCGGGGCATCCTCTACCACGCTTACCAGCTGAGCGACAGCGGCCGCATCATGGCCTGCGACTGCGTCATCCCTACCGGCCAGAACCATGCCAACATCCAGGCCGACCTCACCGCCCTGGCTGCCGACTTCGCCCGCCGCGGTCACGGCGATCAGGACCTCGAGCTTCTGGCGGCCATGCTGGTCCGGGCCTACGACCCCTGCATCTCCTGCTCGGTGCACTGA
- a CDS encoding transporter, whose protein sequence is MPVLKPWAVLALLLASSTAALAAHPLITDDAGTQGQGGFQVEINAEYGDDDEDGVEERGSEVAGAISYGIGEAVDLVLGLPYLHIRSEEAGATSTADGLGDLSLEAKWRLLDRDRLGLAIKPGLTLPTGDEEEGLGTGRATWSVFAILSQEFVAAAVHLNLGALGNENKLDERHQLWHASLAAELELGRAVKAVANVGAERNPDPASGTAPAFALAGLIWAVSDNLDLDCGIKAGLTDPEVDVAYLAGLAWRH, encoded by the coding sequence ATGCCTGTCCTGAAACCGTGGGCCGTCCTCGCCCTGTTGCTGGCGAGCAGCACTGCCGCCCTTGCCGCTCACCCCCTCATCACCGACGATGCCGGCACTCAGGGCCAGGGCGGCTTCCAGGTGGAGATCAACGCTGAATACGGCGACGACGATGAGGATGGGGTCGAAGAGAGGGGAAGCGAAGTGGCCGGTGCCATCTCGTATGGCATTGGCGAGGCGGTGGACCTGGTGCTGGGCCTGCCCTATCTGCACATCCGGAGCGAGGAGGCCGGGGCCACCAGCACCGCCGACGGCCTGGGCGACCTCTCTCTGGAGGCGAAGTGGCGGCTCCTGGACAGGGACCGGCTCGGCCTGGCCATCAAGCCCGGCCTTACCCTCCCCACCGGCGATGAGGAGGAGGGGTTGGGCACCGGCCGGGCCACCTGGTCGGTCTTTGCCATCCTCAGCCAGGAATTCGTTGCCGCGGCAGTCCATCTCAACCTCGGCGCCTTGGGCAACGAGAACAAGCTGGATGAGCGCCACCAGTTGTGGCATGCCTCCCTGGCCGCCGAGCTGGAGCTTGGCCGGGCCGTGAAGGCGGTGGCCAACGTGGGCGCGGAGCGTAACCCGGATCCAGCCTCCGGCACCGCCCCGGCTTTCGCCCTCGCTGGTCTCATCTGGGCCGTCAGCGACAACCTGGACCTGGACTGCGGCATCAAGGCCGGCCTCACTGATCCGGAAGTGGATGTGGCCTATCTGGCCGGGCTGGCCTGGCGCCATTAA
- the nikR gene encoding nickel-responsive transcriptional regulator NikR → MLQRFSVAAEDTLLSRFDAFIQQRRYSNRSEAIRDLIRKAFVHDEWEADREVIGVITMVYDHHQRLLQAKITDLQHDFAALILSTTHIHVDHHHCLEVVIVRGAAGRIRELADGIGALKGVKDTNLAMSSTAGHLG, encoded by the coding sequence ATGCTGCAACGCTTCTCTGTCGCGGCCGAGGACACCCTGCTCAGCCGGTTCGATGCCTTTATCCAGCAGCGCCGCTACAGCAACCGTTCCGAGGCCATCCGCGACCTCATCCGCAAGGCCTTTGTCCACGACGAATGGGAGGCGGACCGGGAGGTGATCGGCGTCATCACCATGGTCTACGATCACCACCAGCGCCTGCTCCAGGCCAAGATCACCGACCTGCAGCACGACTTCGCGGCGCTCATCCTGTCCACCACCCACATCCACGTCGACCACCACCACTGCCTGGAGGTGGTGATCGTGCGGGGAGCCGCCGGCCGGATCCGGGAGCTGGCCGACGGCATCGGCGCCCTCAAGGGCGTCAAGGATACCAACCTGGCCATGAGCAGCACCGCCGGCCACCTGGGCTGA
- a CDS encoding energy-coupling factor ABC transporter permease — protein sequence MHMADALLSPAVGGSMWAATAACIAYASKKVRQRLDDRAIPMMGVLGAFIFAAQMINFTIPGTGSSGHLGGGMILAVLLGPHAAFLVMASILTVQALFFADGGLLALGCNIFNLGFFPCYLAYPLLYRGIAGPRPSRGRITAGSLAGAVFGLQLGAAAVVLETVLSGISELPFRSFVLAMLPIHLAIGLVEGLVTAAVINFVRAAEPGLAGEVGAGTDRRVLLALLTAALITGGILSWFASERPDGLEWAMGRVSGHEELAAPTGGIHELVSGIQERLAPLPDYGFKAEAPAESEPEAAAAPDSPVSPGTSVSGLVGGILTLAIVAGLGFLLRRRGSQLGPARSAGRLSR from the coding sequence ATGCACATGGCCGATGCCCTGCTCTCCCCTGCCGTGGGCGGCAGCATGTGGGCCGCCACCGCGGCCTGCATCGCTTACGCCTCGAAGAAGGTGCGGCAGCGCCTGGACGACCGGGCCATACCCATGATGGGTGTTCTGGGCGCCTTCATCTTCGCGGCCCAGATGATCAACTTCACCATCCCCGGCACCGGCTCCAGCGGCCACCTGGGCGGCGGCATGATCCTGGCCGTCCTGCTGGGGCCCCATGCCGCCTTCCTGGTCATGGCCTCGATCCTGACCGTCCAGGCCCTGTTCTTCGCTGATGGCGGTCTGTTGGCCCTGGGCTGCAACATCTTCAACCTGGGCTTCTTCCCGTGCTATCTGGCCTATCCCCTCCTCTATCGGGGCATCGCCGGTCCCCGCCCCAGCCGTGGTCGGATCACCGCCGGCTCTCTGGCGGGAGCAGTCTTCGGGCTGCAGCTGGGGGCAGCGGCCGTGGTGCTGGAGACCGTGCTGTCCGGGATCAGCGAGCTGCCCTTCCGCTCCTTCGTGCTGGCCATGCTGCCCATCCATCTGGCCATCGGCCTCGTCGAGGGCCTGGTGACTGCGGCGGTGATCAACTTCGTCCGCGCCGCCGAGCCCGGGCTGGCGGGCGAGGTGGGGGCCGGTACCGACCGGCGGGTGCTGCTGGCGCTGCTCACTGCAGCCCTGATCACCGGCGGAATCCTGTCCTGGTTTGCCTCCGAGCGTCCGGATGGCCTGGAATGGGCCATGGGGCGGGTTTCTGGCCACGAGGAGCTGGCGGCACCAACCGGCGGCATCCACGAGCTTGTGTCCGGCATCCAGGAACGGCTGGCTCCTCTGCCCGACTACGGCTTCAAGGCGGAGGCCCCCGCCGAGTCGGAGCCCGAGGCGGCAGCCGCCCCGGACTCGCCGGTGTCCCCGGGCACCTCGGTGTCCGGCCTGGTAGGCGGTATCCTGACTCTGGCCATCGTCGCCGGCCTCGGATTCCTCTTGCGCCGCCGTGGCAGCCAGCTGGGGCCAGCGCGCTCTGCTGGTCGGCTCTCCAGGTGA